In Treponema vincentii, a single window of DNA contains:
- a CDS encoding helix-turn-helix domain-containing protein, whose product MFLLIKTYTDYVNKEVGDTIRELRKEKHLSQEKLADAIDSHQVYISEIEKGIKLPSLTIINNIAKAFDVSLTHFMSRVEKKLEKSDTQEPPKNV is encoded by the coding sequence ATGTTTTTGCTTATAAAAACTTATACTGATTATGTGAATAAAGAAGTAGGAGATACCATACGAGAACTGCGGAAAGAAAAGCATTTATCTCAAGAAAAATTAGCAGATGCTATTGATTCGCATCAAGTATATATTTCTGAAATTGAAAAAGGCATTAAGCTGCCCTCTCTCACCATTATTAACAATATTGCAAAAGCATTTGATGTGTCGCTAACTCATTTTATGAGCCGTGTTGAAAAAAAATTAGAAAAGAGTGATACACAAGAACCGCCTAAAAATGTATAA